A genomic region of Raphanus sativus cultivar WK10039 unplaced genomic scaffold, ASM80110v3 Scaffold0160, whole genome shotgun sequence contains the following coding sequences:
- the LOC108851499 gene encoding protein SHORT HYPOCOTYL IN WHITE LIGHT 1 translates to MPLSASISSPSSLVLLSTRSRSPLSFFISTPGTLIISRTPDPPPSTSLFASRRPRDFINGRRDGFVDGDRSWNRKIRPEYGLDEDYGEDEDEQEEDEEEEDRSLDLLLRFVENVFRKVSKRARKAVRSVLPVSISTKLVGFSVNGVLILAFLWILKAFLEVACTLGTIVFTSILLIRGLWAGVAYVQESRNNRINELADDPRAWNGVQPAS, encoded by the exons ATGCCATTGTCCGCATCAATATCATCGCCGTCTTCTCTCGTTCTTCTCTCAACCCGATCACGATCGCCTCTCTCCTTCTTCATCTCCACTCCCGGAACCCTAATCATCTCCAGAACCCCTGATCCTCCTCCTTCTACTTCTCTTTTTGCTTCCCGGCGACCCCGCGACTTCATCAAC GGGAGGAGGGATGGTTTCGTGGACGGTGATCGGAGCTGGAACAGGAAGATTAGACCGGAGTATGGGTTAGATGAGGATTATGGAGAAGACGAAGACGAGCAGGAGgaggatgaagaggaagaagatagaAGCTTGGATCTTTTGCTTAGGTTCGTCGAGAATGTCTTCAGAAAAGTCTCCAAGAGAGCTAGGAAAGCCGTCCGATCTGTTTTGCCTGTTTCCATCTCCACCAAGCTG GTGGGATTCTCAGTGAACGGTGTACTTATACTTGCATTTCTGTGGATCTTGAAGGCCTTTCTCGAG GTAGCTTGCACACTTGGGACTATTGTATTTACGAGCATTCTACTTATACGGGGACTTTGGGCTGGTGTAGCATACGTACAAGAAAGCCGCAACAACAGGATCAATGAACTTGCTGATGACCCCCGTGCATGGAACGGGGTGCAACCAGCGTCATGA
- the LOC108853420 gene encoding transcription factor RSL2-like produces MEAMGEWSNNLGGMYTYATEETDFMNQLLASYDNPGTGSASGTAGGDHQGLYWSLGSHHNHLTVMPEASSFCFSGESRSYSVGNSGYYAVVPPAVEENNNGSMNFEMEDVTINTNSYLVGEETSECDVEKYSSGHFPLETVVENHHNNESILQPEISVTTMDHHQKSVTGSKKRPRAMSADKNKRAKVGKRGQKMIEMSGDTNNRVEDEGEKVKKRKSGATMSRQNSSTTFCSEEESQCPSQDVGGEDEEDASNALNLNGKTRASRGAATDPQSLYARKRRERINERLRILQNLVPNGTKVDISTMLEEAVHYVKFLQLQIKLLSSDDLWMYAPIAFNGMDIGLHSPR; encoded by the exons ATGGAAGCCATGGGAGAATGGAGCAACAACCTTGGAGGAATGTACACATATGCAACCGAAGAAACTGATTTCATGAACCAGCTCCTCGCCTCCTACGACAATCCTGGCACCGGGTCAGCCTCTGGCACAGCCGGTGGAGACCACCAGGGATTGTATTGGAGCCTTGGCTCTCATCACAACCACCTTACCGTCATGCCTGAAGCCAGTAGCTTCTGTTTCTCTGGGGAGAGCAGAAGCTACAGCGTTGGGAACAGTGGATACTATGCGGTAGTACCACCCGCGGTTGAAGAGAACAACAATGGGTCGATGAACTTTGAGATGGAAGATGTGACCATCAACACCAACTCTTACCTTGTTGGTGAGGAGACTAGTGAGTGTGACGTTGAGAAATACTCATCTGGACATTTTCCCTTGGAAACCGTTGTTGAGAACCACCATAACAATGAGAGCATCTTGCAACCCGAGATCTCTGTGACTACTATGGATCATCATCAGAAATCTGTCACCGGTTCCAAGAAGAGACCACGCGCGATGTCGGCTGAT AAAAACAAGAGAGCAAAAGTGGGCAAGAGAGGTCAAAAGATGATAGAGATGAGTGGTGATACCAACAATAGAGTAGAAGATGAAGGAGAGAAggtgaagaaaagaaagagtgGGGCTACGATGAGTAGACAGAACTCAAGCACCACTTTCTGTTCCGAGGAAGAATCACAGTGTCCTTCTCAGGACGTTGGaggagaagacgaagaagatgcCTCCAACGCCCTCAACCTTAACGGCAAGACCAGGGCCAGTCGTGGTGCTGCCACCGACCCTCAAAGCCTTTACGCAAGG aaaagaagagaaaggatAAACGAAAGACTGAGGATTTTGCAAAATCTGGTCCCCAATGGAACAAAG GTTGATATCAGTACAATGCTTGAGGAAGCCGTTCATTACGTCAAATTTTTGCAGCTCCAAATTAAG TTATTAAGCTCTGATGATCTATGGATGTATGCGCCGATTGCTTTTAACGGAATGGACATTGGCCTCCACTCACCGAGATGA
- the LOC130501309 gene encoding endo-1,4-beta-xylanase 5-like, whose protein sequence is MTAKFYTNEFCRDILMFTEKNMKNINNVIFLSMLCLLLCLVHSGIAIDPFSVSHSLKTECVMKPPRSSVKQGLSLLSLSVEDDSDQEWEIDGNGAIREMAQRIQLQQGIIYSFSAWVKLGEGNNKKVGVVFKSENGRLVHGGEVRANHGCWSLLKGGIVPNVSGPVDIFFEIEDREAKISAKNLSLKQFSKEEWKLKQDQLIEKIRKNKVRFEVTYRNNTAVKDAVISIKQTKPSFLLGCAMNFRILQSEGYRKWFASRFPITSFTNEMKWYTTEKVRGKENYTAADSMLKFAEENEILVRGHTVLWDDPKMQPGWVQKIKDPEDLMNVTLDRINSVMKRYKGKLTGWDVVNENLHWDYFEKMLGENASSRFYNLAYKLDPDVTLFVNEYNTIENPEEVNAAPVKVKEKMEEILAYQGNENIKGAIGAQGHFSPTQPNLAYMRSALETLGSLGLPVWITELDMPKCHNQAKYMEEILREAYSHPAVEGIIIFAGPEVSGFDKLTLADKNFNSTETGDVIDKLLKEWHQKNSEILNIFTVDHENEEEDVSLLHGLYNVNVSHPQIKNLSTSLCLEVTKEVGQRQVVRVVINA, encoded by the exons ATGACAGCAAAGTTTTATACAAATGAGTTTTGTCGGGATATTCTAATGTTTACAGAAAAGAACATGAAGAATATCAACAATGTCATTTTCCTCAGCATGCTTTGTCTCCTCTTGTGTCTTGTGCATTCGGGGATTGCTATTGATCCTTTCTCCGTTAGCCACTCTCTCAAAACAGAG TGTGTAATGAAGCCTCCACGAAGCAGTGTGAAACAAGGGTTATCACTACTTAGCCTCTCTGTTGAAGATGACTCTGATCAAGAATGGGAGATAGATGGAAATGGAGCTATTAGAGAAATGGCACAGAGAATTCAGCTTCAGCAAGGAATCATTTACAGCTTCTCTG CTTGGGTGAAGCTGGGAGAAGGAAACAACAAGAAAGTAGGAGTTGTGTTCAAGTCAGAAAATGGAAGACTTGTTCATGGAGGTGAAGTTAGGGCAAATCACGGATGTTGGTCTTTGCTTAAAGGTGGCATTGTACCAAATGTTTCAGGCCCTGTAGATATATTCTTCGAG ATTGAAGACAGAGAAGCAAAGATCTCTGCAAAAAATCTGTCACTAAAACAGTTTAGCAAAGAAGAATGGAAACTGAAACAAGATCAACTTATTGAAAAG ATAAGGAAGAACAAAGTGAGATTTGAAGTTACTTATAGGAATAACACCGCGGTAAAAGACGCAGTAATATCCataaaacaaactaaaccaTCTTTCCTCTTAGGCTGTGCAATGAATTTCCGGATCCTACAAAGTGAAGGGTACAGAAAATGGTTCGCGTCACGGTTCCCAATCACGTCATTCACCAATGAAATGAAATGGTATACAACAGAGAAAGTACGTGGTAAGGAGAACTACACGGCAGCAGATTCAATGCTGAAGTTTGCAGAAGAGAATGAGATATTAGTTAGAGGTCATACAGTGTTATGGGACGACCCAAAGATGCAACCAGGTTGGGTGCAAAAGATAAAAGACCCTGAAGATTTGATGAACGTGACACTAGACCGGATAAATTCGGTTATGAAGAGATATAAAGGTAAGTTAACCGGGTGGGATGTGGTTAACGAGAATTTGCATTGGGACTACTTTGAGAAAATGCTTGGTGAAAACGCTTCGTCAAGATTCTACAACCTTGCTTATAAGCTAGATCCTGATGTGACATTGTTTGTTAACGAGTACAACACGATTGAGAACCCGGAAGAGGTAAATGCAGCTCCAGTTAAGgtgaaggagaagatggaagagATACTTGCATATCAAGGAAACGAAAACATTAAAGGAGCAATTGGAGCTCAGGGTCACTTTAGTCCAACTCAGCCTAATTTAGCTTACATGAGATCTGCATTGGAAACTTTAGGCTCACTAGGTTTGCCTGTATGGATTACAGAGCTCGATATGCCTAAATGCCATAATCAG GCAAAATACATGGAAGAGATTCTCAGGGAAGCGTACTCGCATCCTGCGGTGGAAGGCATCATAATATTTGCAGGACCTGAGGTGTCTGGTTTTGACAAGCTGACACTCGCGGACAAGAATTTTAACAGCACAGAGACAGGAGATGTAATTGACAAGTTGCTCAAGGAGTGGCACCAAAAAAATTCAGagattctaaatatttttacgGTGGACCACGAGAACGAAGAGGAAGATGTCTCACTGTTGCATGGACTTTACAACGTGAATGTAAGTCATCCACAGATAAAGAACTTGTCCACCAGTTTGTGCTTGGAGGTAACTAAGGAGGTGGGTCAGCGTCAGGTGGTTAGAGTTGTGATTAATgcttaa
- the LOC130501310 gene encoding protein SOB FIVE-LIKE 5-like isoform X1, with the protein MLGSSEWSSGCESGWTLYLDHSVSSFPSSSCFKDINGFENGRRSKDSWSQNYVHPEEDEEEDLSMMSDASSGPRNICEEDSVKKLNSVGPKKQNKSEKKRRNYEKTNSVLDDTASSHILQQSAGDNKIEQTFPESTLDYSQGFSATHIQEVVFSVKIEMKSSYFGQIRRNLYSSKKGRARGKKCHRKKPKMKIYDQRKVLKSPIVQIFFLFFAISPQTSFSL; encoded by the exons atgtTGGGTTCATCAGAATGGAGTAGTGGATGCGAGTCAGGATGGACTTTGTACTTAGACcattctgtttcttcttttccAAGTTCTTCTTGTTTCAAAGACATCAATGGGTTTGAAAAcggaagaagaagcaaagattCATGGAGTCAAAACTATGTGCATccagaagaagatgaagaagaagatttgtCGATGATGTCAGATGCATCTTCTGGCCCAAGGAATATTTGTGAGGAAGATTCTGTGAAAAAGTTAAACAGTGTTGGTCCCAAGAAACAGAACAAgagtgaaaagaaaagaagaaattaTGAGAAAACGAACTCGGTTCTTGATGATACTGCTAGTTCTCAT ATCTTGCAGCAAAGTGCGGGTGATAATAAGATAGAGCAAACCTTTCCAGAGAGTACATTGGATTATTCGCAAGGCTTCTCGGCAACTCACATTCAG GAGGTGGTTTTTAGTGTGAAGATCGAAATGAAGAGCAGCTATTTTGGACAAATTAGAAGAAACTTGTATTCAAGTAAGAAAGGAAGGGCTAGAGGAAAAAAATGCCATAGAAAAAAACCCAAAATGAAGATATACGACCAAAGAAAGGTTCTCAAATCTCCAATagttcagattttttttcttttttttgcaatttCGCCACAAACGAGCTTTTCCTTGTAG
- the LOC130501310 gene encoding protein SOB FIVE-LIKE 5-like isoform X2 yields MLGSSEWSSGCESGWTLYLDHSVSSFPSSSCFKDINGFENGRRSKDSWSQNYVHPEEDEEEDLSMMSDASSGPRNICEEDSVKKLNSVGPKKQNKSEKKRRNYEKTNSVLDDTASSHILQQSAGDNKIEQTFPESTLDYSQGFSATHIQDKAAFQEQYGYLQMETRY; encoded by the exons atgtTGGGTTCATCAGAATGGAGTAGTGGATGCGAGTCAGGATGGACTTTGTACTTAGACcattctgtttcttcttttccAAGTTCTTCTTGTTTCAAAGACATCAATGGGTTTGAAAAcggaagaagaagcaaagattCATGGAGTCAAAACTATGTGCATccagaagaagatgaagaagaagatttgtCGATGATGTCAGATGCATCTTCTGGCCCAAGGAATATTTGTGAGGAAGATTCTGTGAAAAAGTTAAACAGTGTTGGTCCCAAGAAACAGAACAAgagtgaaaagaaaagaagaaattaTGAGAAAACGAACTCGGTTCTTGATGATACTGCTAGTTCTCAT ATCTTGCAGCAAAGTGCGGGTGATAATAAGATAGAGCAAACCTTTCCAGAGAGTACATTGGATTATTCGCAAGGCTTCTCGGCAACTCACATTCAG GACAAAGCAGCATTTCAAGAACAATATGGTTATTTGCAAATGGAGACAAGATACTAG
- the LOC108849937 gene encoding endo-1,4-beta-xylanase 5-like, translated as MKLLLLLLAFCSLSLSRCEEKSVPYDYSATIECLEDPHKPQYNGGIIVNPDLQNGSHGWSQFANAKIDFREFGGNKFVVARGRNQSYDSVSQKVYLQKGLLYTFSAWLQVSRGKAPVIAIFKKNGEYKHAGSVIAESRCWSMLKGGITIDESGPAELYFESEDKTVDIWVDSVSLQPFTQEEWNAHHEQSIHKTRKGAMRIRAVNSLGEPVPNATISIVQNRLGFPFGCEVEKNILGNKAYQDWFTKRFTVTTFANEMKWYSTEAVRGKEDYTTADAMLRFFKEHGIAVRGHNIVWNDPKYQLSWVTSLSGNDLYNAVKRRVSSVVSRYKGQLLSWDVVNENLHFSFFESKMGPQASYYIYALAHSIDPRTTMFMNEFNTLEQPGDSGSSPARYLGKLRELQSIRVAGNIQLGIGLESHFNTPNIPYMRSALDTLAATGLPIWLTEVDVQAPPNVQANYFEQVLREGHAHPQVKGMVTWSGYSPSGCYKMCLTDGNFRNLPTGDVVDKLLREWGGLRGQTTGLTDADGFFQASLFHGDYDISIAHPLTNSTVSHCFKLNSDDSQPSPFVVHV; from the exons ATGAAGCTTCTTCTACTGCTGCTCGCCTTCTGCAGCCTTTCTCTATCAA GGTGTGAAGAAAAGTCTGTACCTTACGATTACTCGGCAACTATAGAG TGTCTAGAGGACCCTCATAAACCACAGTACAATGGAGGGATCATCGTGAACCCTGACCTACAAAATGGTTCACATGGGTGGTCACAATTCGCAAACGCCAAAATCGATTTCAGAGAATTCGGAGGCAATAAGTTTGTTGTTGCACGAGGGAGGAATCAATCTTATGACAGCGTCTCACAGAAAGTTTATTTGCAAAAGGGGCTTCTCTACACTTTCTCTG CTTGGTTACAAGTAAGCAGAGGAAAGGCTCCCGTGATAGCCATTTTCAAGAAGAATGGTGAATATAAGCATGCCGGTTCGGTTATTGCTGAATCTAGATGCTGGTCCATGCTCAAAGGTGGTATCACCATTGATGAATCTGGTCCTGCCGAACTTTACTTTGAG AGCGAGGATAAAACCGTTGATATATGGGTTGATAGCGTCTCGTTGCAACCATTCACACAAGAAGAGTGGAACGCTCACCACGAGCAGAGCATTCACAAGACGAGGAAGGGAGCCATGAGGATCAGAGCCGTAAACAGCTTAGGTGAGCCAGTACCAAACGCAACAATCTCCATCGTACAGAATAGACTCGGGTTCCCATTCGGGTGCGAGGTAGAAAAGAACATACTTGGGAATAAAGCATACCAAGACTGGTTCACTAAGAGATTCACCGTGACAACTTTCGCGAACGAGATGAAATGGTACAGCACGGAAGCAGTAAGAGGCAAAGAGGATTACACAACAGCAGACGCGATGTTAAGATTCTTCAAAGAGCACGGTATCGCTGTACGTGGACACAATATCGTATGGAACGACCCTAAGTACCAACTTAGTTGGGTGACTTCTTTGTCCGGTAACGATCTATACAACGCCGTGAAAAGAAGGGTTTCCTCGGTGGTCTCAAGGTACAAAGGCCAGCTTTTGAGTTGGGACGTTGTGAATGAGAATCTACATTTCTCGTTTTTTGAGAGCAAGATGGGTCCTCAAGCCTCTTATTACATCTATGCGTTGGCGCATTCCATAGACCCGCGGACAACAATGTTTATGAATGAGTTCAACACGTTGGAGCAACCGGGAGATTCGGGTTCTAGTCCAGCAAGGTATTTGGGGAAGCTTAGAGAGCTTCAATCTATTCGTGTTGCCGGAAACATTCAGTTAGGGATCGGTCTTGAGTCTCATTTCAACACTCCTAACATTCCGTATATGAGATCAGCTCTTGACACTCTTGCTGCCACTGGTTTGCCTATTTGGCTCACTGAGGTCGACGTCCAAGCTCCTCCTAATGTCCAG GCCAACTATTTTGAGCAGGTCCTAAGGGAAGGCCACGCGCATCCGCAGGTGAAAGGAATGGTGACTTGGAGTGGTTATTCTCCATCAGGTTGCTACAAAATGTGCCTCACCGATGGAAACTTCAGGAACCTACCCACCGGAGACGTTGTGGACAAACTTCTGCGTGAGTGGGGAGGGCTTCGTGGGCAAACCACAGGTTTAACTGATGCTGATGGATTCTTTCAAGCTTCACTCTTCCATGGTGACTATGATATCAGTATTGCTCATCCTCTCACTAATTCAACTGTTTCTCACTGCTTTAAGTTGAATTCTGATGACTCTCAACCATCTCCCTTTGTCGTTCATGTTTGA